Proteins encoded together in one Paramagnetospirillum magnetotacticum MS-1 window:
- a CDS encoding tetratricopeptide repeat protein: MGAHSPFPPLFAEAVQCFQRGDLDGAERRCKRLIEGNPQFPPSFDLLGNIHLRRGAFAEAEAAFEGALRIDSANPEFRVNLATAQSRRGLFQEAAANTRLVLTRFAGHARALSVLGPALRNLKKYDEAVECGKATVAAVPQFAPAHAELGAALAGAERYEEALGCYERALALAPDFAEAWCAKGRVLFALKRESDAEKAMREALRCKPDLVPAHMGLGEFLAAMGRHDDAAAHFRRAVEIQPANADAACALGAELQAAFRIEAATEAYRHALAVDPDLVAALVGLGRVHLEAGRDHEAVPLLERAYRLSPDEGGILDMLVLARLQLCAWDGLEPLRAALLERIRADRMVVNPFVAILADADSAHQDLAARQWARIVTPADAPLFRHVPPEPEPGRRLRIGYMSSDLHDHPLAHLMVGIFENHDRARFEMRAYSLGYDDGSPMRRRIAACFDEVVQIDQMGGAEAARRIQTDGIDILVDLNGYTNHGNPAVLAYRPAPIQVNFQGYAATLGADFMDYIIGDPVTLPLSEQPHFAEAIVQMPYSYHPGTVTRSMAESVPKRSDFGLPEAGFVFCCFNNAGKFTPEVFAVWMRLLKAVPDSVLWLLDRNGTVKDNILAQVDAHGVDRGRVVLAPRVPLPLHLARQQLADLFLDTLPYNAHVTASDALWAGLPLLTCLGHAFAGRVAGSLLKVLELDELITTDLEQYEARALELARDRGRLDGLRARLMANKASSPLFDVALYTRHLEAAYASMWERWCAGRAPEPFVITP; the protein is encoded by the coding sequence ATGGGTGCGCATAGTCCCTTTCCCCCTCTGTTCGCCGAGGCGGTGCAGTGTTTTCAGCGTGGCGATCTGGATGGTGCCGAGAGGCGCTGTAAACGTCTGATCGAGGGAAATCCGCAATTTCCCCCATCCTTCGACTTGCTGGGCAATATTCACCTGCGGCGCGGCGCCTTCGCCGAAGCGGAAGCGGCCTTCGAGGGCGCGTTGCGGATCGATTCCGCCAATCCGGAGTTTCGCGTCAATCTGGCGACGGCTCAGTCGCGCAGGGGGCTTTTCCAGGAGGCGGCCGCCAATACCCGCCTTGTGCTGACCCGGTTTGCCGGTCATGCCCGTGCCCTGTCGGTGCTGGGACCGGCGCTTCGCAATCTGAAGAAGTATGATGAGGCGGTGGAGTGCGGCAAGGCGACGGTGGCCGCCGTTCCCCAATTCGCGCCCGCGCATGCCGAACTCGGGGCGGCTCTGGCGGGAGCGGAACGTTATGAGGAGGCGCTGGGCTGTTACGAGCGGGCACTGGCTTTGGCGCCCGACTTTGCCGAGGCGTGGTGCGCCAAGGGCAGAGTGCTTTTTGCCCTGAAGCGGGAGAGTGATGCGGAAAAGGCCATGCGCGAGGCCTTGCGCTGCAAGCCCGACCTTGTTCCGGCCCATATGGGTTTAGGGGAATTCTTGGCTGCGATGGGGCGTCATGACGATGCGGCGGCGCATTTCCGCCGCGCTGTGGAGATTCAACCTGCCAATGCGGACGCGGCCTGCGCGCTTGGAGCGGAACTGCAGGCGGCATTCCGTATCGAGGCCGCCACCGAAGCCTATCGCCATGCCTTGGCGGTCGATCCCGATCTGGTGGCGGCGCTGGTCGGCTTGGGGCGGGTTCACCTGGAGGCTGGGCGCGACCATGAGGCGGTGCCCCTGTTGGAACGGGCCTACCGTCTGAGCCCCGACGAAGGCGGAATCCTTGATATGCTGGTCCTGGCCCGATTGCAGCTTTGCGCCTGGGACGGCCTGGAACCGCTAAGAGCCGCGCTGCTGGAGCGCATCCGCGCCGACCGCATGGTGGTCAATCCCTTTGTGGCCATCCTGGCCGATGCGGATTCCGCCCATCAGGATCTGGCGGCCCGGCAATGGGCGAGGATTGTCACCCCGGCCGATGCCCCGCTATTCCGGCATGTCCCGCCTGAACCGGAGCCGGGACGGCGTCTGCGCATCGGCTATATGTCCTCCGACCTTCATGACCACCCCTTGGCCCATCTCATGGTGGGTATTTTCGAAAATCATGATCGCGCGCGCTTCGAGATGCGCGCCTACAGCCTGGGCTACGACGACGGAAGTCCCATGCGCCGCCGCATCGCCGCCTGTTTCGATGAGGTGGTTCAGATCGACCAGATGGGAGGTGCGGAGGCCGCGCGGCGCATTCAGACGGATGGAATCGATATTCTCGTGGACCTCAACGGCTACACCAATCACGGCAATCCAGCCGTCCTTGCTTACCGTCCGGCGCCGATACAGGTCAACTTCCAGGGATATGCCGCCACACTGGGGGCTGATTTCATGGATTACATCATCGGTGATCCGGTCACCTTGCCCCTGTCCGAGCAGCCCCATTTCGCCGAAGCCATCGTCCAGATGCCCTATAGCTATCACCCTGGTACGGTGACTCGATCTATGGCGGAGAGCGTTCCGAAACGCTCCGATTTCGGGCTGCCCGAAGCCGGATTCGTATTCTGTTGCTTCAACAACGCGGGAAAGTTCACGCCCGAGGTGTTCGCGGTGTGGATGCGGCTGTTGAAGGCGGTGCCGGATTCGGTTTTGTGGCTGCTGGACCGTAACGGAACGGTGAAGGACAACATCCTGGCGCAGGTGGATGCCCATGGCGTGGATCGCGGGCGCGTGGTGCTCGCTCCTCGGGTGCCGCTGCCTTTGCACCTTGCCCGCCAGCAACTGGCCGACCTGTTCCTCGACACCTTGCCGTACAATGCCCATGTGACCGCCAGCGACGCCCTTTGGGCGGGTCTGCCGCTACTGACCTGCCTGGGGCACGCCTTTGCGGGAAGGGTGGCGGGAAGCCTGTTGAAAGTCCTGGAACTAGATGAGCTGATCACCACGGATCTGGAGCAATACGAGGCCAGGGCGCTGGAATTGGCGCGCGACCGCGGGCGGCTCGATGGGTTGCGCGCCCGTCTGATGGCGAATAAGGCCTCGTCGCCGCTGTTCGATGTCGCCCTCTATACCCGCCATCTTGAAGCGGCGTATGCCAGCATGTGGGAGCGGTGGTGCGCGGGCCGAGCGCCGGAACCCTTCGTCATAACCCCATGA
- a CDS encoding YfhL family 4Fe-4S dicluster ferredoxin: MSLKITDDCTSCDACVSACPNQAISSGDVIYVIDASRCSECVGAEDSPQCQMVCPADCIVQHESESKDALLAKYKAIHG, from the coding sequence ATGTCTCTGAAGATTACCGACGACTGCACCAGCTGCGACGCCTGCGTCTCCGCCTGTCCGAATCAGGCCATTTCGTCCGGCGACGTGATCTATGTGATCGACGCGTCCCGTTGCTCCGAGTGCGTCGGCGCCGAAGACAGCCCGCAGTGCCAGATGGTCTGCCCGGCGGACTGTATCGTGCAGCACGAATCCGAGAGCAAGGATGCCCTGTTGGCCAAGTACAAGGCCATTCACGGCTAA
- the bcrD gene encoding benzoyl-CoA reductase subunit D, protein MSELITTGVDIGSGCIKTVVFKVNGDKVEWLGKETSRIRNRDPFQLTTETYNHMLKSAGVDAKDVAYVASTGDAENLSFATGHFYSMTTHGRGGLYLNPEARAVLDIGALNGRAIRMDGVGKVLSYKMTSQCASGSGQFLENIARYLGIAQDEIGSLSMKADDPEKVSSICAVLAETDVINMVSRGISASNILKGIHVSMAVRLAKLLKSIGAVDGIVQVTGGLALDTGLVAALNEAAEQEKVNLKAVSHPDSIYAGAIGAALWGAFRHEKLARLGQAA, encoded by the coding sequence ATGTCTGAACTTATCACTACCGGTGTTGACATCGGTTCGGGCTGCATCAAGACCGTCGTCTTCAAGGTCAATGGCGACAAGGTGGAGTGGCTGGGCAAGGAAACCTCGCGTATCCGTAACCGCGACCCCTTCCAGCTGACCACCGAGACCTATAACCACATGCTGAAGTCGGCTGGCGTCGACGCCAAGGACGTCGCCTATGTGGCGTCCACCGGCGATGCCGAGAACCTGAGCTTCGCCACCGGCCATTTCTACTCCATGACCACCCATGGCCGCGGCGGTCTCTATCTCAACCCGGAAGCCCGCGCCGTGCTCGATATCGGTGCGCTGAACGGTCGCGCCATCCGCATGGATGGCGTGGGCAAGGTGCTGTCCTACAAGATGACCAGCCAGTGCGCCTCGGGCTCGGGCCAGTTCCTGGAGAACATCGCCCGCTATCTGGGCATCGCCCAGGACGAGATCGGCTCGCTGTCCATGAAGGCCGATGACCCCGAGAAGGTGTCGTCCATCTGCGCCGTGCTGGCGGAGACCGACGTCATCAACATGGTGTCGCGCGGCATCTCGGCTTCGAACATCCTCAAGGGCATTCACGTGTCCATGGCGGTGCGTCTGGCCAAGCTGCTGAAGTCCATCGGCGCCGTGGACGGCATCGTCCAGGTCACCGGTGGTCTGGCCCTGGATACGGGCCTGGTCGCGGCGCTCAACGAGGCGGCGGAGCAGGAGAAGGTCAATCTGAAGGCCGTCTCCCATCCGGACTCCATCTATGCGGGCGCCATCGGCGCCGCGCTGTGGGGCGCTTTCCGTCACGAAAAGCTGGCCCGTCTGGGCCAAGCGGCGTAA
- the bcrA gene encoding benzoyl-CoA reductase subunit A — protein MRCFIGIDLGSTTTKAVVMDENLQILGRGITNSRSNYDTAAAVSKQEALIDTRLTLFRRALGGVPEVAGKVDDILSDLERNFRHVQFLEQLEDLQQTCIANIKGPRFAGREKTVIEALEGTFSRLRDSSAKQYAPGVKRKSDFFRDLAGAEFMSHGEAVCKEAGLGFDLILNVYDKSIIEVENRPPSGDMEGKFVRALEKGTMTGSSILAPVQSALAIPLEETYVVGTGYGRVRLPFPKEHIRSEILCHGLGAHMMYPETRTVLDIGGQDTKGIQVDPVGIVENFQMNDRCAAGCGRYLGYIADEMNMGLHELGPLAMKSNKQVRINSTCTVFAGAELRDRLALGEKREDILAGLHRAIILRAMSILSRAGGVKDQFTFTGGVAKNEAAVRELRKLIKENYGDVTINIDPDSIYTGALGGATFAVRAVVN, from the coding sequence ATGCGTTGTTTCATCGGCATCGATCTGGGTTCCACCACCACCAAGGCGGTGGTCATGGACGAGAACCTGCAGATCCTGGGACGCGGCATCACCAATTCGCGTTCCAACTACGACACCGCGGCCGCCGTTTCCAAGCAGGAAGCGCTGATCGACACCCGCCTCACCCTGTTCCGCCGCGCCCTGGGCGGCGTGCCGGAAGTGGCGGGCAAGGTCGACGACATCCTGTCGGATCTGGAGCGCAATTTCCGCCATGTGCAGTTCCTCGAGCAGCTCGAGGATCTGCAGCAGACCTGCATCGCCAACATCAAGGGCCCGCGCTTCGCGGGCCGCGAGAAGACGGTGATCGAGGCTCTGGAAGGCACCTTCTCGCGCCTGCGTGACAGCTCGGCCAAGCAGTACGCCCCCGGCGTCAAGCGCAAGTCGGACTTCTTCCGCGATCTGGCGGGCGCCGAGTTCATGAGCCACGGCGAGGCCGTTTGCAAGGAGGCCGGTCTCGGCTTCGACCTGATCCTCAACGTCTATGACAAGTCGATCATCGAAGTGGAAAACCGTCCGCCGTCGGGCGACATGGAGGGCAAGTTCGTCCGCGCCTTGGAAAAGGGCACCATGACCGGTTCCTCGATCCTGGCTCCCGTCCAGTCGGCTCTGGCCATTCCGCTGGAGGAGACCTATGTGGTCGGCACCGGCTATGGCCGCGTCCGCCTGCCCTTCCCCAAGGAGCATATCCGCTCGGAGATCCTGTGCCACGGCCTGGGCGCTCATATGATGTATCCGGAAACCCGCACGGTTCTGGACATCGGCGGTCAGGACACCAAGGGCATCCAGGTGGATCCCGTGGGCATCGTCGAGAACTTCCAGATGAACGATCGCTGCGCCGCCGGTTGCGGCCGTTATCTGGGCTATATCGCCGACGAGATGAATATGGGCCTGCACGAGTTGGGGCCGCTGGCCATGAAGTCCAACAAGCAGGTCCGCATCAACTCCACCTGCACCGTGTTCGCGGGCGCCGAATTGCGTGACCGTCTGGCTCTGGGCGAAAAGCGCGAAGACATCCTGGCCGGTCTGCACCGCGCCATCATCCTGCGCGCCATGTCCATCCTGTCGCGCGCTGGCGGCGTCAAGGACCAGTTCACCTTCACCGGTGGCGTCGCCAAGAACGAGGCGGCGGTGCGCGAGCTGCGCAAGCTGATCAAGGAGAATTACGGCGACGTGACCATCAACATCGACCCGGACTCCATCTACACCGGCGCTCTCGGCGGGGCCACCTTCGCCGTGCGCGCGGTCGTCAACTGA
- the bcrB gene encoding benzoyl-CoA reductase subunit B → MSKPEAVKEPSMDMQKAMIARNYEAITSKHETGRKVSNTFVPGNLNELLMCFDIVNNLPEINAIQAGMRKASGGYIMEAEKSGHSEDVCTYVKADIGQMSKGNIAPNGKPYPVPDVLMLSYTGCYTFMKWFELLREEYKCPTLMLHVPYEGDGHSTKNMRDYIVKQLKEVVIPGLEQVSGVKFDIDRLRQYLKNSAKAEDDLVWCLEQGKVKPSPIDAYFGGVYYIGPIFTAFRGTEDAVSYYEMLRKEVQGRIENHQGPMTPEGTYFNDQKYRLIVEGPPNWTNFREFWKMFYDEGAVVVASSYTKVGGLYDQGFRHDPDNPLESLADYCLGCYTNLNLPTRVDLLAKYVEEYEADGLLINSIKSCNSFSAGQLMIMKEVERRTGRPGAFIETDLVDPRYFSAANVKNRLESYFQMIEQKRRGGGSKTVAA, encoded by the coding sequence ATGAGCAAGCCTGAAGCCGTCAAAGAGCCGTCGATGGACATGCAAAAGGCCATGATCGCGCGCAATTACGAAGCGATCACGTCCAAGCATGAAACCGGCCGCAAAGTGTCCAACACCTTCGTTCCGGGCAACCTGAACGAGTTGCTGATGTGTTTCGACATCGTCAACAACCTGCCCGAAATCAACGCCATCCAGGCCGGCATGCGCAAGGCCTCGGGCGGCTATATCATGGAAGCCGAGAAGTCGGGCCATTCCGAGGACGTCTGCACCTATGTGAAGGCCGATATCGGCCAGATGTCCAAGGGCAATATCGCGCCCAACGGCAAGCCCTATCCCGTGCCGGACGTGCTGATGCTCAGCTATACCGGCTGCTACACCTTCATGAAGTGGTTCGAACTGCTGCGTGAAGAGTACAAGTGCCCGACCCTGATGCTGCACGTTCCTTACGAGGGCGACGGCCACTCCACCAAGAACATGCGCGACTACATCGTCAAGCAGCTCAAGGAAGTGGTCATTCCGGGCCTGGAGCAGGTCTCGGGCGTCAAGTTCGACATCGACCGTCTGCGCCAGTACCTGAAGAACTCCGCCAAGGCCGAGGACGATCTGGTGTGGTGCCTGGAACAGGGCAAGGTCAAGCCCTCGCCCATCGATGCCTATTTCGGTGGCGTGTACTATATCGGCCCGATCTTCACCGCCTTCCGCGGCACCGAGGACGCGGTCTCCTATTACGAGATGCTGCGCAAGGAAGTGCAGGGCCGTATCGAGAACCACCAGGGCCCCATGACCCCCGAGGGCACCTATTTCAACGACCAGAAGTATCGCCTGATCGTCGAAGGCCCGCCCAACTGGACCAACTTCCGCGAATTCTGGAAGATGTTCTATGACGAGGGTGCGGTCGTGGTCGCCTCTTCCTACACCAAGGTGGGCGGTCTGTATGACCAGGGCTTCCGTCACGATCCGGACAACCCCCTGGAGTCGCTGGCCGATTACTGCCTGGGTTGCTACACCAACCTGAACCTGCCGACCCGTGTCGACCTGCTGGCCAAGTATGTCGAGGAATACGAGGCCGACGGCCTGCTGATCAACTCGATCAAGAGCTGCAACAGCTTCTCGGCTGGTCAGCTGATGATCATGAAGGAAGTGGAACGCCGCACCGGCCGTCCCGGCGCCTTCATCGAGACCGATCTGGTCGATCCGCGCTACTTCTCGGCGGCCAACGTCAAGAACCGTCTGGAAAGCTACTTCCAGATGATCGAGCAGAAGCGCCGCGGCGGCGGCTCCAAGACCGTCGCTGCGTAA
- the bcrC gene encoding benzoyl-CoA reductase subunit C codes for MSGKNKSVADIMAVCQEMFEDLNFNYARKWKAAKEGRKVIGFLPVYSPIEMIHAAGCLPLGIFGGGDQMEVIHGDAYYQSYICRIPRSTIELGVTNRLDFVDGMIFPFVCDVIRNLSGIWKLMFPNVWSKFFDTPQNYDKSIGGTYYIQELQELKEGLETLTGRKISDADIQRSIGLYNENRRLIREVYAFRAKQPWLAPTSEVYVLMRAGLMMDVEEHNQMLKDYMAAAAKEDRPKRDNVRISIYGSFCEQPPLNLIKSIEMAGCYVVDDDYSLNNRFLMVDVPTTGNPLEALAITYLENSVETSCKYVPDGKVKGQFHVDAVKACGAEGVIYATPSFCDPALLDRPMVCNKLSEAGIPYIAFKYAENSGQMQPIREQAGTFADSIKLWS; via the coding sequence ATGTCTGGAAAGAATAAAAGCGTCGCCGACATCATGGCCGTGTGCCAGGAGATGTTCGAAGACCTGAACTTCAACTATGCCCGCAAGTGGAAAGCCGCCAAGGAAGGCCGCAAGGTCATCGGCTTCCTGCCGGTCTATTCGCCCATCGAGATGATCCATGCGGCGGGCTGCCTGCCGCTGGGCATCTTCGGCGGCGGCGACCAGATGGAAGTCATCCACGGCGACGCCTATTACCAGAGCTATATCTGCCGTATTCCGCGCTCGACCATCGAACTGGGCGTCACCAACCGCCTCGATTTCGTCGACGGCATGATCTTCCCGTTCGTCTGCGACGTGATCCGCAACCTGTCGGGCATCTGGAAGCTGATGTTCCCGAATGTGTGGTCCAAGTTCTTCGACACGCCCCAGAACTACGACAAGTCCATCGGCGGCACCTATTACATCCAGGAGCTGCAGGAGTTGAAGGAAGGTCTTGAGACCCTCACGGGCCGCAAGATCTCCGACGCCGATATCCAGCGCTCCATCGGCCTGTATAACGAAAACCGCCGCCTGATCCGCGAGGTTTACGCCTTCCGTGCCAAGCAGCCCTGGCTGGCCCCCACCTCCGAGGTCTATGTGCTGATGCGCGCTGGCCTGATGATGGACGTGGAAGAGCATAACCAGATGCTCAAGGACTACATGGCCGCCGCCGCCAAGGAAGACCGGCCCAAGCGTGACAACGTGCGTATCTCCATCTACGGCTCGTTCTGCGAGCAGCCTCCGCTGAACCTCATCAAGTCCATCGAGATGGCGGGCTGCTATGTGGTCGATGACGACTACTCGCTGAACAACCGGTTCCTGATGGTCGATGTCCCCACCACCGGCAATCCGCTGGAGGCCCTGGCCATCACCTATCTCGAGAACTCGGTGGAAACCTCGTGCAAATACGTCCCCGACGGCAAGGTCAAGGGCCAGTTCCATGTGGACGCGGTCAAGGCCTGCGGCGCCGAGGGCGTCATCTACGCCACGCCCAGCTTCTGCGACCCGGCCCTGCTGGACCGCCCCATGGTCTGCAACAAGCTGTCGGAAGCCGGTATCCCCTACATCGCTTTCAAATACGCCGAAAATTCGGGCCAGATGCAGCCGATCCGCGAGCAGGCTGGCACTTTCGCCGATTCCATCAAGCTGTGGAGCTGA
- a CDS encoding cyclohexa-1,5-dienecarbonyl-CoA hydratase, which yields MAEAIANCLKVWKDREGKLLRLRLSRPKANIVDAEMIAALTAALADAHEDSALRGVLIDHEGPHFSFGASVAEHMPDQCAAMLASLHKLVIAMVDFPLPILVAVRGQCLGGGLEVALAGHMMFVSPDAKLGQPEIVLGVFAPAASCLLPERMPRVAAEDLLYSGRSIDGAEAARLGIANAVVDDPENTALAWFDAGPAKHSAASLRFAVKAARLGMNERVKAKIAEVEALYLNGLMATRDAVEGLNAFLEKRPALWEDR from the coding sequence ATGGCCGAAGCCATCGCCAACTGCCTGAAGGTCTGGAAGGACCGCGAGGGGAAGCTGCTCCGGCTGCGCCTCTCGCGTCCCAAGGCCAACATCGTCGATGCCGAGATGATCGCGGCGTTGACGGCCGCCCTGGCGGACGCCCATGAGGACTCGGCCCTGCGCGGCGTGCTCATCGACCACGAGGGGCCGCATTTCAGCTTCGGCGCCTCGGTGGCCGAGCACATGCCCGATCAGTGCGCCGCCATGCTGGCCAGCCTGCACAAGCTGGTCATCGCCATGGTCGACTTCCCCCTGCCCATCCTGGTCGCCGTGCGCGGCCAGTGTTTGGGCGGCGGCCTCGAAGTCGCCCTGGCGGGCCACATGATGTTCGTCTCGCCCGATGCCAAGCTGGGCCAGCCGGAGATCGTGCTGGGCGTGTTCGCGCCAGCGGCGTCTTGCCTGCTGCCCGAGCGCATGCCCCGCGTGGCGGCCGAGGATCTGCTTTATTCCGGCCGCTCCATCGACGGCGCCGAGGCGGCCCGGTTAGGGATCGCCAACGCCGTGGTGGACGATCCGGAGAACACGGCGCTCGCCTGGTTCGACGCTGGTCCGGCCAAGCACTCGGCCGCCAGCTTGCGTTTCGCGGTCAAGGCCGCCCGTCTCGGCATGAACGAGCGGGTCAAAGCCAAGATCGCCGAAGTTGAAGCCCTTTATCTCAACGGCCTGATGGCCACCCGCGACGCCGTCGAGGGACTGAACGCCTTTCTCGAAAAGAGGCCGGCACTTTGGGAGGACCGATAG
- the oah gene encoding 6-oxocyclohex-1-ene-1-carbonyl-CoA hydratase — MKKETAAIVDATAPAHLNDHNLVPTQIVPGVLYEKRPAKRIDGSVAEGLYNAWITLDNQKQYNSYTTDMVKGVIMAFRDASNARDVSSVVFTGAGDKAFCTGGNTKEYAEYYAGNPQEYRQYMRLFNDMVSAILGCDKPVICRVNGMRIGGGQEIGMAADFSVAQDLAKFGQAGPKHGSAPIGGATDFLPVMIGCEQAMVSGSLCEPWSAHKAYRTGIIMDVVPALKVDGKFVPNPLVITDRYLDEFGRIIHGESKTGAELAAGKEVLKKGTIDLSLLDAKVEEICAKILHTFPDCFTKTIQELRKPKLNAWNANKENSRDWLGLNMMTEARTGFRAFNEGPKDDREIDFVALRQALAKGAPWTPELIESLIPKAGH; from the coding sequence ATGAAGAAGGAAACCGCGGCCATCGTCGATGCAACGGCGCCCGCCCACCTCAACGATCACAATCTGGTCCCCACGCAGATCGTCCCCGGCGTACTCTACGAGAAGCGCCCGGCCAAGCGCATCGACGGCAGCGTGGCCGAGGGCCTTTATAACGCCTGGATCACGCTGGACAACCAGAAGCAGTACAATTCCTACACCACCGACATGGTGAAGGGCGTGATCATGGCGTTCCGCGACGCCTCCAACGCCCGCGACGTGTCCTCCGTGGTGTTCACCGGCGCTGGCGACAAGGCGTTCTGCACCGGCGGCAACACCAAGGAATACGCCGAGTACTATGCTGGCAACCCGCAGGAATACCGCCAGTATATGCGGCTGTTCAACGACATGGTCTCGGCCATCCTGGGCTGTGACAAGCCGGTGATCTGCCGCGTCAACGGCATGCGCATCGGTGGCGGCCAGGAAATCGGCATGGCCGCCGACTTCTCGGTGGCCCAGGATCTGGCCAAGTTCGGCCAGGCGGGCCCCAAGCACGGTTCGGCCCCCATCGGCGGCGCCACCGACTTCCTGCCGGTCATGATCGGCTGCGAGCAGGCCATGGTCTCGGGTTCGCTCTGTGAGCCCTGGTCTGCCCACAAGGCCTACCGCACCGGCATCATCATGGACGTGGTCCCGGCGCTCAAGGTGGACGGCAAGTTTGTTCCCAACCCGCTGGTGATCACCGACCGTTATCTCGACGAGTTCGGCCGCATCATCCACGGCGAGTCCAAGACCGGCGCCGAACTGGCGGCGGGCAAGGAAGTGCTGAAGAAGGGCACCATCGATCTGTCGCTGCTCGACGCCAAGGTCGAGGAGATCTGCGCCAAGATCCTGCACACCTTCCCCGATTGCTTCACCAAGACCATCCAGGAACTCAGGAAGCCCAAGCTGAACGCCTGGAACGCCAACAAGGAAAACAGCCGCGACTGGCTGGGCCTCAACATGATGACCGAGGCCCGTACCGGCTTTAGGGCCTTCAACGAGGGCCCCAAGGACGACCGCGAGATCGACTTCGTGGCTCTGCGCCAGGCCCTGGCCAAGGGCGCTCCCTGGACGCCCGAGCTGATCGAGTCCCTGATCCCCAAGGCAGGCCACTGA
- the had gene encoding 6-hydroxycyclohex-1-ene-1-carbonyl-CoA dehydrogenase, producing the protein MSISAYRWMMTGVGQPMVKEPMELAAPGAGEVLVEVAGCGVCHTDLDYYFNGVRTNHALPLALGHEISGRVIKAGSGAESWVGKAVIISAVIPCGQCDLCKRGKGTICRSQKMPGNDLQGGFATHITVPANGLCEVDEARLKATGLELSEVSVVADALTTPYQAAVQAGIGQGDLVIVIGCGGVGGYSVQVATAMGAKVVALDIDPVKLEAVKAAGAALTINPKDFPSTREIKKEIGAFAKANGLRSTEWIIMECSGSVPGQQSAFDLMVHGCTICVVGYTMNKAEFRLSNLMAFHARALGNWGCPPDLYPGALDLVLSGKINVKNFVERRPLDSINDTFAAVHDHKLSRRAVLCPNT; encoded by the coding sequence ATGAGCATTTCCGCCTATCGTTGGATGATGACTGGCGTCGGCCAGCCCATGGTCAAGGAGCCCATGGAGCTCGCTGCGCCTGGGGCTGGCGAGGTGCTGGTTGAGGTCGCGGGCTGCGGCGTCTGCCATACGGATCTGGATTACTATTTCAACGGCGTGCGCACCAACCACGCCCTGCCCCTGGCTCTGGGTCACGAGATCAGCGGCCGGGTGATCAAGGCCGGTTCGGGGGCCGAAAGCTGGGTCGGCAAGGCCGTCATCATTTCGGCGGTCATCCCCTGCGGCCAGTGCGATCTGTGCAAGCGCGGCAAGGGCACCATCTGCCGCTCGCAGAAGATGCCGGGCAACGATCTTCAGGGCGGCTTCGCCACCCATATCACCGTCCCCGCCAACGGCTTGTGCGAAGTGGACGAGGCCCGTCTCAAGGCCACCGGTTTGGAACTCTCCGAGGTCTCGGTGGTCGCCGACGCGCTGACCACTCCTTATCAGGCCGCGGTGCAGGCTGGCATTGGCCAAGGCGATCTGGTGATCGTCATCGGCTGCGGCGGCGTGGGCGGCTATTCCGTCCAGGTGGCCACCGCCATGGGCGCCAAGGTGGTGGCGCTCGACATCGACCCGGTCAAGCTGGAAGCGGTCAAGGCGGCGGGCGCCGCGCTGACCATCAACCCCAAGGATTTCCCATCGACCCGCGAGATCAAGAAGGAAATCGGCGCCTTCGCCAAGGCCAATGGCCTGCGCTCCACCGAATGGATCATCATGGAATGCTCCGGCTCCGTTCCGGGCCAGCAGAGCGCCTTCGACCTGATGGTCCATGGCTGCACCATCTGCGTGGTGGGCTACACCATGAACAAGGCCGAGTTCCGCCTGTCCAACCTGATGGCCTTCCACGCCCGCGCGCTGGGCAACTGGGGCTGTCCGCCGGATCTGTATCCCGGCGCCCTGGATCTGGTCCTGTCTGGCAAGATCAACGTGAAGAACTTCGTCGAGCGCCGCCCGCTGGACAGCATCAACGACACTTTCGCCGCCGTGCACGACCACAAGTTGTCGCGCCGCGCCGTCCTGTGCCCGAACACCTAA